In the Sulfurovum sp. UBA12169 genome, TCAGGTCGGCCAATTTTTGGATATCGGGTATTTCAAAATCATGAAGCCCTATGGCTTTGGCATACAGGGTAAAATGTGTTTTGAGTGCAACTTTTGCTGTTTTGATAAGCAGTTTGTTTTTGAGATTTGAAAAATCGATCTTTTTTCGATCGGGTTTTTCTGTATCCTGAGTTTTTTCCAATGCAAACTCAGCTTCCCATATACTGAGCATCAGACGGTTGATGAGAGGCTGAGGGATACACTCTGCGCCTTCTTCTTCTAGAAACCGATGCAGGTTATAGTTGCCGTCTCCCTCGGTCATAGCCGCCCAAAATTCACCCATTACCATCACTTTTGGTTTGGGCTGCAAACGGTCAAGACCTACTTTCTCAAATATGTCTCTGCATTTCCACATGGCTTTTATAAGATTTTTTTTCTGCATGAACGCTTCAGAAATGATCTCTCTGCACTTCTCTATGGCTTTGTTTGTTGCACCTTTTTCAAGTTCATAGGGGCGTATTTTATAGCCCAGGATATTGATAATATCTCCGATGATCACAGCTTTTGCAAGAGTGATAAAAAAGATAGGCGTAAAGTTGATTGCACTTTGGTCATTGATAGCCTGAAAAATGCCTTTATTGTGCTCAAAGCTCATGATCCTGAAACCTTCAAATCCTGCATCCCGAAGTGCTTTGCGATACTCAGTAATATACATCCCAAAGCGACAGGGTCCGCATCCTCCGGCGGTCACAAAGAGATACTTTTGGATGATCTCTTCGCTGCTTAAGCCTTTTTCGTCACGCAGTTTTTGAAGGTATTTGATGAGGTTGCCGACATTGAAATAGGTCGGATTGCACTGCCCGCGGTTTCCGAAAGCTTTGCCCAATTGAAATGATTCAAAATCGGGATTGGGCATGGCCGCATACCGTTCTCCTAAAGAGTGCAATGCTGAAGCGATCAGTTTATCTTGGAGTAAAGTCAAGCCCCCAAAAAGAATGGTTACTCCAGGTTTTTCCTCTATGGTAAACGTGTACCGGGTGTGATCTTTCCACTGTTTTTTTTCTTGATGGATAAAGTGGAGATTGTCAGGATTGCTGCCGGGTTGAAAACCGCTGCATGAAGGGGAAGTGCTCATTGTATCTCCTCTTGGGCAATTTTTTGATATATTGTATCTTTCAAAAAAGCGGACAGGCTGCTGCGTTTATTGTCAGCAAGCGTTTTTTGGTACTGTTCAAGGGTATAGACAAAAGTTTTAACCCGTATCTTGATGGATCCGCCGGGTTTGTTGGCATCGACATCGTGCAACGTGAGGTGAGGAGTGTGGCTGCTGCCGAGTATTTTGTCGATGATGGCATAGGTAGGCGCATCGTGTCCGCACTTGAAGCTGGAAAGGTCTATTACTGCAACATTGGGGTGGCGTGCCGCAAATTTGGCTGCCCAGACTTTTTGTGCCGAATTGGTAGAAAAATTTTCCGGCCATACATCTGTGATATCAAAAACGTCCTCGATAAATCCTTGTGTCAAATCCTCTTGAAAATAGGTGCGAAGATAGGTTTCGTCTTTGGGTATGGATCGCATCGAAAGGGTTTTGTAGCCCAAAGACTGGAATTCATCCAGCAGGTCGTGGTTAAGTCCGGGGTCTGTATGGTAGGGTCTGGCCAAAAGCAAAAGCACCACTTCGCTATTTTTTTCTGCTGCATCCAAGATAGCGCGTCCTTTGTCCATCAAAAGCTCCTCATTTTTTTTGAGCGCTTTAAGGGCTTGTTCTGCTGCCCAGTTGTTTTCATCTTTGGTGATGCGAAGTTTTTTCCCCCATGTATCAAAAAGTTGTTTTTTAAGCAATGAGAGGTTGTCAAAGTTGAGTGCATCATCGACATACTGCAATCCTTTGGCCTCAAAGAGATCCCTTTCTTTGGTAAAGGCCGAATAAACCACCTTGGGTGTTCCGGAGACAACGGGGCATGCCGTTTGCCCCATTGTGTGTGTTACATGCCCCGGCAGTTCGGTCACGGAAGGAAACCAGAGATAGTCAAAATGCTTTTTGCTAAACTTTTTGCTAAACATCAGTGCGTAGACATGGGCTTGAGCCACTTTTGCAGGATAGCAAGAGTCCACAGAACCGTATTTGGCCCCCTCTAAGAACATATCTTCGTTGGAAAATCCTGAGAACTGGATATGCAGCGGATTGATATCAAGCGCTTCAAGATAGGTGCGCAAAAAAGGTGCAAGACTATAGATGTTGAGCACTTTGGGAATGGCTATTTGAAGCGTTTGCCTGTAGGCTTTATCTGCCGGGCCGCTGCCAGCAAACGCTCGTGTGACAGTTTTGCATAGCGTTGGCCCCCACCCTTTGAGTGTGACTTTGATCTGCTGTTCGCATACGGTGTCACTTGAAGTAGGTTTGGGCTCAAGTGTATAGGTCGGCGCAAAAAGTGCATGGGATTCTGTTTTGACAAGGTTGGGCACTTTTGTTTGCAGTTCTTTTCTTTGGTTTTTAACCTCCTGAAGCGCCTGTACAGACTCTACGGTGCCGTTTTCGCAGGCAAATCCTGCGATATAGCGAACACTGTGAGAGCCGGGAGTGCGGGTGTCGATAAAGGTGCGTGAACAGTTGATGGAGCAAAAATGACATCGTGTGCTTTCATCAGTACGTGACGTATAGCTCAGTTCCAAAGCCTCCTCTAGACCCACAAAAGTGGCATAGCCACGCTCTTGTATCGTATGGCATGCCTCTATGGCTGCCCCGTATGCTCCTGCTTCTCCGGGGTAAGGATGAACATCGACTTTGGCATGGGGCGCGGCATTTTTGATATAGTCCACCTGTGCTTTCAGCGCAGCCTGGTTGTATTGGGTTCCGCCTTGAAGCACAAAATGTTTGCCCAATACAGAAAGATTTTGTGCTTGTACGACATACTGCCAAACATTTTTGGGCAAAACCTTGGCAATGCCGGCAAAAAGCTCTTCTTTGGTATAGCCTTCTTTTTGGAAATTGACCCTGTCTGTATCTAAAAATACCGCACATCCGTAGTTGAATTTTGGTGACTGGGTTGCAGCAAAAGCGACATCGGCAAAATCTTCGACCAGAACGCCGAATTGTTTTGCCATGCTTTGAAGCAGGGTGCCGTTTCCTGCACTGCATTGGTTGGAGAGGCGAAAATTTTTCATCATACCGTTTTCCATGAACAGTACTTTGATATCCTGCCCTCCGATATCGCAGATGACATCGATACTTTTTCCAAAGACTGCCTGAGCACTTTTCATATGTGCAATGGTCTCTACAGTATTGGCATCGGCTTTGAGCGCACCCTCGAGTACATCAGCGGCATATCCTGTCACTCCCAGACCCTTGATATCATAAAAATGATGCGTGTCGTGTGCCTTGATCTGCCTTAAAAGCTCTAGAGTGTCTTGTATAGGGTTGCCTTTGGAGAGCTGATAGACCTTTAGCAGCAATCTTCCCTCCTCATCGACCAAAACCGCTTTGGAGCTGGTTGAGCCCCCGTCTATACCCAGGTAACAGATCGTCTTTCTGATAAGCTTTGGAGGAGTGAATGCAGAAATAGTGTAGACTTTTTTGAAAGCTTCGAGTTCTTTCTTGGAATGACAAAGCGGCATATCGGTGCGCACATTTGCCTCTTTGCCTCCTGTATCGACAAGAGTTTTAAGCGCTGTGAGTCCGCCAAATGTCCGACTATGGTTTGATTCTCCTTCCCCAAAAATGACTGCACCCAAAGCCGCATAGTATTGAGCGTTTTCCGGAACGATGATAAGCGCTTCAAGTGCTTCTTTATCATAGGCTATGCTTCTTTCGTCCCAAAGTTCACTGATGCGATTACGCCAGCACTGCTGTAAAAAAGGAAGATAGGTATTTGGACCGCCCAAAAGCAACACTTTTGGCATGAGCGTGTTGCCTCTTGTAAGTACCGTAAGATTTTGCATCACAATAGCATCGGCAAGAGAGTTCATGATCTCATGCGGAGGGATGGAATTTTTTACCAGGTTGACGATATCCGTTTCAGCAAATACACCGCATTTGGCAGCGACATGATGCAGTTTGGCTGCATCAAAAGAGAGTTGCCGCAGCTCTTCTGTCTCCATGCCTACTTTCATAGTGCATTT is a window encoding:
- a CDS encoding CoA activase — its product is MTASYLPTYTLGIDIGSTTVKYVLCDETFRIIAKAYTPHNTKQAATLLSLLEELSKTSPQAYNAIKKVYITGSGASRIAPALNARFVQEVNAVVLAVEHLHPEVNAVIELGGQDAKIIHFKEGENGQKTVLTSMNDKCASGTGATIEKCTMKVGMETEELRQLSFDAAKLHHVAAKCGVFAETDIVNLVKNSIPPHEIMNSLADAIVMQNLTVLTRGNTLMPKVLLLGGPNTYLPFLQQCWRNRISELWDERSIAYDKEALEALIIVPENAQYYAALGAVIFGEGESNHSRTFGGLTALKTLVDTGGKEANVRTDMPLCHSKKELEAFKKVYTISAFTPPKLIRKTICYLGIDGGSTSSKAVLVDEEGRLLLKVYQLSKGNPIQDTLELLRQIKAHDTHHFYDIKGLGVTGYAADVLEGALKADANTVETIAHMKSAQAVFGKSIDVICDIGGQDIKVLFMENGMMKNFRLSNQCSAGNGTLLQSMAKQFGVLVEDFADVAFAATQSPKFNYGCAVFLDTDRVNFQKEGYTKEELFAGIAKVLPKNVWQYVVQAQNLSVLGKHFVLQGGTQYNQAALKAQVDYIKNAAPHAKVDVHPYPGEAGAYGAAIEACHTIQERGYATFVGLEEALELSYTSRTDESTRCHFCSINCSRTFIDTRTPGSHSVRYIAGFACENGTVESVQALQEVKNQRKELQTKVPNLVKTESHALFAPTYTLEPKPTSSDTVCEQQIKVTLKGWGPTLCKTVTRAFAGSGPADKAYRQTLQIAIPKVLNIYSLAPFLRTYLEALDINPLHIQFSGFSNEDMFLEGAKYGSVDSCYPAKVAQAHVYALMFSKKFSKKHFDYLWFPSVTELPGHVTHTMGQTACPVVSGTPKVVYSAFTKERDLFEAKGLQYVDDALNFDNLSLLKKQLFDTWGKKLRITKDENNWAAEQALKALKKNEELLMDKGRAILDAAEKNSEVVLLLLARPYHTDPGLNHDLLDEFQSLGYKTLSMRSIPKDETYLRTYFQEDLTQGFIEDVFDITDVWPENFSTNSAQKVWAAKFAARHPNVAVIDLSSFKCGHDAPTYAIIDKILGSSHTPHLTLHDVDANKPGGSIKIRVKTFVYTLEQYQKTLADNKRSSLSAFLKDTIYQKIAQEEIQ